The stretch of DNA TTATGCGAACGGCAAGGAGCACGGCCGCCTGACCGGGCCGTCGACGACGCGGCTGCGCGTGATGGTCGAGAAGTGGTTCGGCGATCTGGGGCTGGACGTGCCGGTTGCGTTGGGCGCGGCCGGTGGCGACGCGGCGGTTCGCGAACCGGCCCGCGCAAACGCGCAGCCCGCGGAGGCAAGTCGCTCGACATGGCGCAGTTTCGGCGGCGACGCAGCCGCGAAAGCCGCGTGCCTTGAGCGTCTGCGCGACGGAGCGCCGAACGGCTATCACCCGTCGGCGCTGATGGCGGGCGAAGGCCACGCGTTCGAAGCGGCGGTCGGCGCGCCGGAGAAGCTGGGGCAACTGCTCGACATGCTGTACTGGATTCAGTCCGGCCGCGATCCGCTCGCGACGGACAGCACGAAGCAGCAGGTGCTCGAACTCGTCGACGCGATGCCGGTCGGCGCGGATCTCGGCCCGGTCGCCGACGACGTGCTGTATGAACTGGGGTTCGCGTCGCGCTGGGAGATCACGCAGTATTTCGCGAACCCGCAGAGTCGCGCGCTGGTCGATCAGATCGCGGCTGCGCACCGGCTCGCGCATTCCGGCGAGGCCGTCGCGGTCTCCGAATGGGCGGCGCTGCAACGCCGCGCGGTGCTGCTCGTCGATCACGGTTGCGATGCGGACGTGAGCCAGGCAGTCGAGAGTTTCGCCGCGCCGATCGCCGAATGGACCGCGCGGATGCTGCCCGCGATCATCGACCGCGCGACGCACGACGAATCGCGATACCCGGAATGGACCGCGCCCGAGCGCAGCCGGATCGACGCGATCCAGGAGGCCGATCGCGACCGCATCCGCGCCGAACTGGGCGACTTCCACGGCGACGGGGACGAAGCGCGCAGCGCCTGGATGGCGAAAGCGGCGGAGCTTCATGCGCAGTTCGACCGGCAGCGCCGCGCCGAACAGCCGGAACTCTACGCGCGCTACGAAGGCTGGCTCGGATTCGAAAAACACACGCTGATGCAGATCTGCGCGGACGTCGCCGCGTCGCTGCGCGCGCGGCTGCTCGCCAGCGCGCCGTCCGTCCGATGACCGTCCACGGCTTTTGCCATTCCAACCGATTCCGCCGCATCGCCCCATGAACCTCATCGAACCCGTCATTCATCACCTTGCGATCGCGAAGGACGCGCTGCTGACGCCCTACGGCCTCGACGAAGCGGTGCTCACGCGCACGCTCGGCGAGATCTTCACGCATCGCGTGGACTACGCGGACCTGTACTTCCAGGCCACCCGCAGCGAGGCGTGGAGCCTCGAAGAAGGCATCGTGAAGTCCGGCAGCTTCAGCATCGACCAGGGCGTCGGCGTGCGCGCGGTGTCCGGCGAGCGCACCGCGTTCGCGTACTCCGACGACCTGTCGCCCGACGCGATCCGCCAGGCCGCGATCGCCACCCGCTCGATCGCCAAGGCCGGCGGCGGCAAACAGAAGATCAAGGTCGCGTCGTCGCTGAAAGGCGTTTCCGGGCGCGACCTGTACCTGAGCGCCGACCCGCTCGCGTCGCTCGACGCCACCGAAAAGGTGAAGCTGCTGGAGCGCATCGAGCAGATGGCGCGCGGGCGCGATCCGCGCGTCACGCAGGTGATGGCCGCGCTCGCCGGCGAATACGACGTGGTGCTGGTCGCGCGCAGCGACGGCGCGCTCGCCGCCGACGTGCGCCCGCTGGTGCGCGTGTCGGTGACGGTGATCGCCGAGCAGAACGGCCGGCGCGAGGTCGGCAACGGCGGCGGCGGCGGCCGCTTCGACTACGGTTATTTCACCGACGACGTGCTGTCGAAATACGTCGACGACGCGGTGCACGCGGCGCTGGTGAACCTCGACGCGCGGCCCGCGCCGGCCGGCGCGATGACCGTCGTGCTCGGGCCGGGCTGGCCGGGCGTGCTGCTGCACGAGGCGATCGGCCACGGGCTCGAAGGCGATTTCAACCGCAAGGGCTCGTCGGCGTTCGCCGGACAGATCGGCGA from Paraburkholderia caballeronis encodes:
- a CDS encoding thioredoxin family protein yields the protein MTIADTTQATFAADVDSDVPVLVDFWAPWCGPCKALTPHIEQLAADYDGRLKVLKLNIDDAPDGWAHFGVRGVPTLAFYANGKEHGRLTGPSTTRLRVMVEKWFGDLGLDVPVALGAAGGDAAVREPARANAQPAEASRSTWRSFGGDAAAKAACLERLRDGAPNGYHPSALMAGEGHAFEAAVGAPEKLGQLLDMLYWIQSGRDPLATDSTKQQVLELVDAMPVGADLGPVADDVLYELGFASRWEITQYFANPQSRALVDQIAAAHRLAHSGEAVAVSEWAALQRRAVLLVDHGCDADVSQAVESFAAPIAEWTARMLPAIIDRATHDESRYPEWTAPERSRIDAIQEADRDRIRAELGDFHGDGDEARSAWMAKAAELHAQFDRQRRAEQPELYARYEGWLGFEKHTLMQICADVAASLRARLLASAPSVR
- the tldD gene encoding metalloprotease TldD, giving the protein MNLIEPVIHHLAIAKDALLTPYGLDEAVLTRTLGEIFTHRVDYADLYFQATRSEAWSLEEGIVKSGSFSIDQGVGVRAVSGERTAFAYSDDLSPDAIRQAAIATRSIAKAGGGKQKIKVASSLKGVSGRDLYLSADPLASLDATEKVKLLERIEQMARGRDPRVTQVMAALAGEYDVVLVARSDGALAADVRPLVRVSVTVIAEQNGRREVGNGGGGGRFDYGYFTDDVLSKYVDDAVHAALVNLDARPAPAGAMTVVLGPGWPGVLLHEAIGHGLEGDFNRKGSSAFAGQIGERVAAKGVTVVDDGTLPNRRGSLNIDDEGNPTQCTTLIEDGILKGYIQDSLNARLMKMPVTGNARRESYAALPMPRMTNTYMLNGDRDPAEILASVKNGLYAVNFGGGQVDITNGKFVFSASEAYMIEDGKITYPVKGATLIGSGPESLKYVSMIGNDMRLDPGVGVCSKEGQGVPVGVGQPTLRIDRMTVGGTA